In Juglans microcarpa x Juglans regia isolate MS1-56 chromosome 8D, Jm3101_v1.0, whole genome shotgun sequence, the following are encoded in one genomic region:
- the LOC121243379 gene encoding uncharacterized protein LOC121243379 yields MEAGDNILEAIYEEDNLEDIDDVEMHDVEEGELLEPNSQNEKVLDSGGDVNLVSQGSQNKNHKRRASKKKNKKKKGGTGSNVTDINRFVLDTCRFLKEKKSYMVYAAVGCLGISALSDLVKEVDAIQICGGQMTADGSRSRTGGGILWRIIKAREPKAYKVIMNKAKEFEKQFKQPNIRQGTKQKKEGGSEGTANAFMNGNAVSLSDGSQLTSNVQNQQEQLNTGIKRVPVHDRLRIPVSYDDNLLGQDTKDDATA; encoded by the exons ATGGAGGCAGGAGACAACATATTGGAAGCCATCTACGAAGAGGATAACCTAGAAGACATCGACGATGTTGAGATGCATGATGTGGAAGAAGGAGAATTGCTGGAGCCTAATTCCCAAAATGAGAAGGTACTAGATAGTGGTGGAGATGTGAATTTAGTAAGTCAAggatctcaaaataaaaaccacAAGCGCAGGGCAagtaagaagaagaataagaaaaagaagggTGGCACAGGGTCGAATGTTACAGATATAAACAG gTTTGTGTTAGATACATGTAGGTTTCTGAAAGAGAAGAAATCATATATGGTATATGCGGCTGTTGGTTGTCTGGGAATTTCTGCACTCAGTGATCTCGTCAAGGAG GTGGATGCAATTCAAATTTGTGGAGGTCAGATGACTGCAGATGGCAGCCGCTCTCGAACTGGTGGTGGCATATTATGGCGCATCATTAAAGCACGAGAACCAAAAGCCTATAAAGTGATAATGAATAAGGCAAAGGAGTTTGAG AAACAATTCAAACAACCAAATATTAGGCAAGgaacaaagcaaaagaaagaGGGTGGTTCAGAAGGAACTGCCAATGCATTTATGAATGGGAATGCAGTCAGTTTGTCCGATGGTTCGCAGCTCACATCTAATGTGCAGAATCAACAAGAGCAGTTGAATACTGGAATTAAACGAGTACCTGTTCATGATAGGTTAAGGATACCTGTCTCATATGATGACAACCTTCTAGGACAAGATACCAAGGATGATGCAACAGCTTGA
- the LOC121243378 gene encoding probable protein phosphatase 2C 72 → MGICRSVESREIHDAEDCNENVIFFQGNKVSNEALVLCSLYSKQGSKGLNQDSAILHQGYGVEDGALCGVFDGHGKNGHVVSKLVCNHLPSLLLTQKSSLSKINAAVADDDSLQNHMEGIDDESIPSKSFHIWKKACISAFKVMDKEIKLQENLDCSCSGTTAVVAIRQGEDLVIANLGDSRAILGMMTENGVTAFQLTTDLKPGIPCEAERIKNCHGRVAALKQEPHIQRVWLPHEDTPGLAMSRAFGDFVLKDHGIIVIPNVYYHRLTSNDQFIILATDGVRGYLNVEQPVFTCSSVHSPFSELLGSRTPRITCFFPF, encoded by the exons ATGGGAATCTGCAGATCAGTTGAATCTCGGGAGATTCATGATGCTGAGGATTGCAATGAAAATGTGATATTCTTCCAAGGAAATAAAGTTTCTAATGAAGCTCTGGTCCTTTGTTCTCTTTACTCTAAGCAAGGGAGCAAAGGACTAAACCAAGATTCTGCCATTCTTCACCAG GGCTATGGAGTGGAAGACGGAGCTTTATGTGGAGTTTTTGATGGGCATGGGAAGAATGGTCATGTAGTGAGCAAGCTAGTATGTAACCACCTGCCTTCACTCTTATtaacccaaaagagctctctctcAAAGATTAATGCAGCAGTAGCAGATGATGATAGTTTGCAAAATCATATGGAGGGAATAGATGATGAATCAATACCAAGCAAGAGTTTCCATATATGGAAAAAGGCTTGTATTAGTGCCTTCAAGGTCATGGACAAGGAGATAAAGCTGCAAGAGAATTTGGACTGCTCTTGTAGTGGAACCACTGCAGTAGTTGCTATAAGACAG GGTGAAGATCTTGTCATAGCTAATCTTGGGGATTCAAGGGCAATCTTAGGAATGATGACCGAGAATGGAGTCACGGCCTTTCAGTTAACCACAGACTTAAAGCCAGGCATACCTT GTGAAGCAGAAAGAATAAAGAACTGCCATGGCCGGGTGGCCGCACTGAAACAAGAACCACACATCCAACGAGTGTGGCTACCCCATGAAGACACTCCGGGCCTAGCCATGTCACGAGCCTTTGGAGACTTCGTACTCAAAGACCATGGCATCATTGTCATCCCTAATGTCTACTATCACCGCCTAACTTCTAATGACCAATTCATTATCCTTGCAACTGATGGGGTAAGGGGTTATTTGAATGTAGAACAACCAGTTTTTACATGTTCAAGTGTTCATTCTCCTTTCAGTGAACTTCTAGGATCAAGAACCCCTAGAATAAcatgtttttttcccttttaa